The proteins below come from a single Lineus longissimus chromosome 5, tnLinLong1.2, whole genome shotgun sequence genomic window:
- the LOC135487898 gene encoding uncharacterized protein LOC135487898 isoform X3, whose protein sequence is MAQERVTITGDIIDDFKSEGDPSEPARENMLVGMIESTSELVEESCIVDGRFKEVIREKGSLMSQTWTDLFSLMNQYEAELVNKSGEIDIREAKLKSEESRLNLSALKSSEPSPVIAVLQQDNVEKDEKIMTYMGEINSLEKELAELRKELQLKDFHIQTIEKELASKDVDISGHEQRIKVLDRRILDLSAEIKNKDFVISQVSKQVRSMATPGGKSCSRQSRKRPILVTSGSAKVLRTGDDSASAISLRASPRQSSSSQKNDNSRSSPEDSAEDDPKDTDYILEGGAESVDDDFDNPEPEPSTSDDLVKVKTEPTEDMEECAVLELCNAESYKHSDRSGHHYHKGRMHRHVDDVVRLTGRHYPVKAKMKVGKELSTGRQSRSQKRCRVCYARGIKTERGSRVETVWICDDCPSKPGLCVNQGCFKIYHTELDFANSAE, encoded by the exons ATGGCGCAAGAGAGAGTGACCATAACTGGTGATATCATTGATGATTTCAAGAGTGAGGGAGATCCCTCAGAACCTGCGAGAGAAAACATGCTGGTGGGCATGATCGAGTCAACATCTGAACTGGTGGAGGAATCATGTATTGTGGATGGACGCTTCAAAGAAGTTATTCGGGAGAAGGGCAGTCTGATGAGTCAGACATGGACAGATCTATTTTCACTAATGAATCAGTATGAAGCTGAATTAGTAAATAAAAGTGGTGAAATAGACATCAGGGAGGCTAAACTAAAAAGTGAAGAAAGTAGACTAAATCTGAGTGCGCTGAAATCTTCAGAACCTTCACCAGTGATAGCGGTGCTACAGCAGGACAATGTTGAAAAAGACGAAAAAATCATGACTTACATGGGAGAGATAAACAGTTTAGAAAAAGAGCTAGCTGAATTAAGAAAAGAATTGCAGTTAAAAGACTTCCATATACAAACAATTGAAAAGGAGTTGGCAAGCAAGGATGTAGATATTAGCGGTCATGAACAACGAATCAAAGTGCTTGATCGACGAATTTTGGATCTTTCAGCAGAAATCAAGAACAAAGACTTTGTTATTAGTCAGGTGTCGAAACAAGTTCGTTCCATGGCGACACCTGGTGGAAAATCATGCTCAAGGCAGTCGAGAAAACGACCAATTCTGGTGACGTCTGGTTCTGCTAAAGTATTGAGAACAGGAGATGACTCGGCATCGGCCATTTCTCTCCGA gccTCTCCCAGACAAAGCTCTTCATCACAAAAAAATGACAATTCCCGATCGTCCCCTGAAGATAGTGCTGAAGATGACCCTAAAGACACAGATTATATATTAGAAGGTGGTGCTGAATCAGTCGATGACGATTTTGACAATCCTGAACCAGAACCATCGACGAGTGATGATCTCGTTAAAGTGAAAACGGAACCAACAGAG GATATGGAGGAGTGTGCTGTCCTTGAACTTTGTAACGCGGAAAGTTATAAACATAGCGATAGAAGTGGACATCATTATCATAAAGGACGTATGCATCGCCATGTTGATGACGTTGTTCGCCTTACTGGTAGACATTACCCTGTTAAGGCAAAAATGAAGGTCGGGAAGGAGTTATCAACAGGCAGACAAAGTAGAAGTCAAAAGCGATGTCGAGTTTGTTACGCTCGGGGTATAAAGACAGAAAGGGGTAGCAGAGTCGAAACAGTATGGATTTGCGACGACTGCCCTTCAAAACCAGGCCTTTGTGTCAATCagggttgttttaaaatctaTCATACTGAACTTGACTTTGCAAATTCAGCGGAGTGA
- the LOC135487898 gene encoding uncharacterized protein LOC135487898 isoform X7 yields MAQERVTITGDIIDDFKSEGDPSEPARENMLVGMIESTSELVEESCIVDGRFKEVIREKGSLMSQTWTDLFSLMNQYEAELVNKSGEIDIREAKLKSEESRLNLSALKSSEPSPVIAVLQQDNVEKDEKIMTYMGEINSLEKELAELRKELQLKDFHIQTIEKELASKDVDISGHEQRIKVLDRRILDLSAEIKNKDFVISQVSKQVRSMATPGGKSCSRQSRKRPILVTSGSAKVLRTGDDSASAISLRASPRQSSSSQKNDNSRSSPEDSAEDDPKDTDYILEGGAESVDDDFDNPEPEPSTSDDLVKVKTEPTEKRRTRSSKKLKMYPCSRCSKATCFVSPTLLDEHAKKFHQRSETMKKGNHECSICSQKFKVAWNLKVHMYSHTGGRGLSQTG; encoded by the exons ATGGCGCAAGAGAGAGTGACCATAACTGGTGATATCATTGATGATTTCAAGAGTGAGGGAGATCCCTCAGAACCTGCGAGAGAAAACATGCTGGTGGGCATGATCGAGTCAACATCTGAACTGGTGGAGGAATCATGTATTGTGGATGGACGCTTCAAAGAAGTTATTCGGGAGAAGGGCAGTCTGATGAGTCAGACATGGACAGATCTATTTTCACTAATGAATCAGTATGAAGCTGAATTAGTAAATAAAAGTGGTGAAATAGACATCAGGGAGGCTAAACTAAAAAGTGAAGAAAGTAGACTAAATCTGAGTGCGCTGAAATCTTCAGAACCTTCACCAGTGATAGCGGTGCTACAGCAGGACAATGTTGAAAAAGACGAAAAAATCATGACTTACATGGGAGAGATAAACAGTTTAGAAAAAGAGCTAGCTGAATTAAGAAAAGAATTGCAGTTAAAAGACTTCCATATACAAACAATTGAAAAGGAGTTGGCAAGCAAGGATGTAGATATTAGCGGTCATGAACAACGAATCAAAGTGCTTGATCGACGAATTTTGGATCTTTCAGCAGAAATCAAGAACAAAGACTTTGTTATTAGTCAGGTGTCGAAACAAGTTCGTTCCATGGCGACACCTGGTGGAAAATCATGCTCAAGGCAGTCGAGAAAACGACCAATTCTGGTGACGTCTGGTTCTGCTAAAGTATTGAGAACAGGAGATGACTCGGCATCGGCCATTTCTCTCCGA gccTCTCCCAGACAAAGCTCTTCATCACAAAAAAATGACAATTCCCGATCGTCCCCTGAAGATAGTGCTGAAGATGACCCTAAAGACACAGATTATATATTAGAAGGTGGTGCTGAATCAGTCGATGACGATTTTGACAATCCTGAACCAGAACCATCGACGAGTGATGATCTCGTTAAAGTGAAAACGGAACCAACAGAG aaaagaagaaCCCGGTCTTCCAAAAAGTTAAAGATGTACCCATGTTCCCGCTGCTCGAAAGCTACATGTTTTGTGAGTCCGACTCTACTGGATGAGCACGCAAAGAAATTCCATCAACGATCAGAGACAATGAAAAAAGGAAATCACGAGTGCAGTATTTGTAGTCAAAAGTTCAAGGTTGCATGGAACCTCAAGGTCCATATGTATTCCCACACAG
- the LOC135487898 gene encoding uncharacterized protein LOC135487898 isoform X1 gives MAQERVTITGDIIDDFKSEGDPSEPARENMLVGMIESTSELVEESCIVDGRFKEVIREKGSLMSQTWTDLFSLMNQYEAELVNKSGEIDIREAKLKSEESRLNLSALKSSEPSPVIAVLQQDNVEKDEKIMTYMGEINSLEKELAELRKELQLKDFHIQTIEKELASKDVDISGHEQRIKVLDRRILDLSAEIKNKDFVISQVSKQVRSMATPGGKSCSRQSRKRPILVTSGSAKVLRTGDDSASAISLRASPRQSSSSQKNDNSRSSPEDSAEDDPKDTDYILEGGAESVDDDFDNPEPEPSTSDDLVKVKTEPTEESGFEVSMAKYHRGAESDYPTMPLPYPVAVSHTLSGSPVVYPKDSKKTMTIVHHKTDLNSSPTMTPFSQQTLNTCNPPKYNIIPNQQCITSTGVHTLERLPPTKRRKYSQKRCRVCYRQGRRRETTMYCPTCPSNPGLCAGSCFEIYHTLSPAEYEAKPSFLTPEDEAKSSALLVEHSHSLLEEIYGIKTESLDSTFNESVSGDMDLSVKGSPTMNLETE, from the exons ATGGCGCAAGAGAGAGTGACCATAACTGGTGATATCATTGATGATTTCAAGAGTGAGGGAGATCCCTCAGAACCTGCGAGAGAAAACATGCTGGTGGGCATGATCGAGTCAACATCTGAACTGGTGGAGGAATCATGTATTGTGGATGGACGCTTCAAAGAAGTTATTCGGGAGAAGGGCAGTCTGATGAGTCAGACATGGACAGATCTATTTTCACTAATGAATCAGTATGAAGCTGAATTAGTAAATAAAAGTGGTGAAATAGACATCAGGGAGGCTAAACTAAAAAGTGAAGAAAGTAGACTAAATCTGAGTGCGCTGAAATCTTCAGAACCTTCACCAGTGATAGCGGTGCTACAGCAGGACAATGTTGAAAAAGACGAAAAAATCATGACTTACATGGGAGAGATAAACAGTTTAGAAAAAGAGCTAGCTGAATTAAGAAAAGAATTGCAGTTAAAAGACTTCCATATACAAACAATTGAAAAGGAGTTGGCAAGCAAGGATGTAGATATTAGCGGTCATGAACAACGAATCAAAGTGCTTGATCGACGAATTTTGGATCTTTCAGCAGAAATCAAGAACAAAGACTTTGTTATTAGTCAGGTGTCGAAACAAGTTCGTTCCATGGCGACACCTGGTGGAAAATCATGCTCAAGGCAGTCGAGAAAACGACCAATTCTGGTGACGTCTGGTTCTGCTAAAGTATTGAGAACAGGAGATGACTCGGCATCGGCCATTTCTCTCCGA gccTCTCCCAGACAAAGCTCTTCATCACAAAAAAATGACAATTCCCGATCGTCCCCTGAAGATAGTGCTGAAGATGACCCTAAAGACACAGATTATATATTAGAAGGTGGTGCTGAATCAGTCGATGACGATTTTGACAATCCTGAACCAGAACCATCGACGAGTGATGATCTCGTTAAAGTGAAAACGGAACCAACAGAG GAGTCTGGCTTTGAAGTTTCTATGGCGAAATACCACCGAGGAGCTGAGTCTGATTATCCCACCATGCCATTGCCATATCCAGTCGCTGTCAGTCACACTCTTTCCGGCTCACCGGTAGTCTATCCTAAGGACTCCAAGAAAACAATGACAATCGTCCACCACAAGACAGACCTTAACAGTTCCCCAACCATGACACCCTTTTCTCAGCAGACTCTGAACACCTGCAACCCGCCTAAGTATAACATCATCCCGAACCAACAGTGCATAACATCAACCGGGGTCCATACCCTGGAGCGATTACCGCCGACGAAACGGCGTAAATATTCGCAAAAACGTTGCCGTGTCTGCTACAGGCAAGGGAGGAGACGGGAAACGACCATGTACTGTCCGACTTGTCCATCTAATCCTGGTCTATGTGCTGGTTCTTGTTTTGAGATATATCATACGCTAAGTCCAGCTGAGTATGAGGCCAAACCAAGCTTCTTGACACCAGAAGATGAAGCCAAGTCGAGTGCGCTCTTAGTGGAGCACTCGCATTCCCTCCTGGAAGAAATTTATGGCATAAAGACGGAAAGTCTAGATTCCACATTCAATGAAAGTGTCTCGGGTGACATGGACTTGTCAGTGAAGGGTAGTCCAACTATGAATTTAGAGACAGAATGA
- the LOC135487898 gene encoding uncharacterized protein LOC135487898 isoform X8, whose protein sequence is MAQERVTITGDIIDDFKSEGDPSEPARENMLVGMIESTSELVEESCIVDGRFKEVIREKGSLMSQTWTDLFSLMNQYEAELVNKSGEIDIREAKLKSEESRLNLSALKSSEPSPVIAVLQQDNVEKDEKIMTYMGEINSLEKELAELRKELQLKDFHIQTIEKELASKDVDISGHEQRIKVLDRRILDLSAEIKNKDFVISQVSKQVRSMATPGGKSCSRQSRKRPILVTSGSAKVLRTGDDSASAISLRASPRQSSSSQKNDNSRSSPEDSAEDDPKDTDYILEGGAESVDDDFDNPEPEPSTSDDLVKVKTEPTEKRRTRSSKKLKMYPCSRCSKATCFVSPTLLDEHAKKFHQRSETMKKGNHECSICSQKFKVAWNLKVHMYSHTE, encoded by the exons ATGGCGCAAGAGAGAGTGACCATAACTGGTGATATCATTGATGATTTCAAGAGTGAGGGAGATCCCTCAGAACCTGCGAGAGAAAACATGCTGGTGGGCATGATCGAGTCAACATCTGAACTGGTGGAGGAATCATGTATTGTGGATGGACGCTTCAAAGAAGTTATTCGGGAGAAGGGCAGTCTGATGAGTCAGACATGGACAGATCTATTTTCACTAATGAATCAGTATGAAGCTGAATTAGTAAATAAAAGTGGTGAAATAGACATCAGGGAGGCTAAACTAAAAAGTGAAGAAAGTAGACTAAATCTGAGTGCGCTGAAATCTTCAGAACCTTCACCAGTGATAGCGGTGCTACAGCAGGACAATGTTGAAAAAGACGAAAAAATCATGACTTACATGGGAGAGATAAACAGTTTAGAAAAAGAGCTAGCTGAATTAAGAAAAGAATTGCAGTTAAAAGACTTCCATATACAAACAATTGAAAAGGAGTTGGCAAGCAAGGATGTAGATATTAGCGGTCATGAACAACGAATCAAAGTGCTTGATCGACGAATTTTGGATCTTTCAGCAGAAATCAAGAACAAAGACTTTGTTATTAGTCAGGTGTCGAAACAAGTTCGTTCCATGGCGACACCTGGTGGAAAATCATGCTCAAGGCAGTCGAGAAAACGACCAATTCTGGTGACGTCTGGTTCTGCTAAAGTATTGAGAACAGGAGATGACTCGGCATCGGCCATTTCTCTCCGA gccTCTCCCAGACAAAGCTCTTCATCACAAAAAAATGACAATTCCCGATCGTCCCCTGAAGATAGTGCTGAAGATGACCCTAAAGACACAGATTATATATTAGAAGGTGGTGCTGAATCAGTCGATGACGATTTTGACAATCCTGAACCAGAACCATCGACGAGTGATGATCTCGTTAAAGTGAAAACGGAACCAACAGAG aaaagaagaaCCCGGTCTTCCAAAAAGTTAAAGATGTACCCATGTTCCCGCTGCTCGAAAGCTACATGTTTTGTGAGTCCGACTCTACTGGATGAGCACGCAAAGAAATTCCATCAACGATCAGAGACAATGAAAAAAGGAAATCACGAGTGCAGTATTTGTAGTCAAAAGTTCAAGGTTGCATGGAACCTCAAGGTCCATATGTATTCCCACACAG